In Methanocella paludicola SANAE, the sequence ATCTCGTTCCTGTAAGACTTTCCGATCTGGGTCACGCCGAACGGGAGCTTCTCCCTGTAGAACCGAAGCAATCGCGGAAAGTCCACGAACATCCCCTGGGCCGTCTCCGGCCGCAGGTAGCCCTTCTTCTTCTGGCCGGGGCCTATCCAGGTGTTGAACATCAGGTTAAAATCGTATACTTCGCCCAGGGGGCCGCCGCACTCCGGGCACTCGATATTCTTGTTCTTGATGATCTCGGTGAGCTGCTCTTTTTTAAGGCCGTCCGGGATCTCCATGACGCCCTTGATGATGTGGTCGGCCCTGAAGGACTCCTTGCACTTCTGGCAGGTGGTCATAGGATCGGCGAAGCCGCCTACGTGGCCCGACGCCTCGAATATCGCCTCGACGCCGATGGTGGGGGCCTCGATCTCGTAGAAGCCCTCGCCCACGCAATAGAGACGCCGCCAGGCGTCCTCGATCTTCCGCTTCAGCGTGGCGCCCATGGGGCCGTAGTCGTAGAATCCGGATGCGCCGCCGTATATCTCGAATGATGGCCAGATGAACCCCCGGTTCTTGGCGAGCTCAAAGACCTTATCATATGTATCCATGCTCTCTCCTCAAAATGATTAACGCACAGAGAATATCGGGGCATGAGATATATTTTTTGTCGGCCCCGGCCTAAAACGGCAGTAATATAGCAAAAGCTACTAAGAAGCAGGGGGTTATTATTGGGGGGCAATCGTTTTTAGGAATATGGCGATGAGGGGGCACACATCGCATATTCCTTTAAATTACTACTTTGTGTTCTTCCGGATGGGCCGTAAGCAGCGTGCCCGGGTCCATGTTGAACATTTCCTTGAATGCGTTCGGATTGAATCTTAGCCTTAGCTTTGGCCTACCAGGCCCCTTGTTATGCATCGACTCCGTGTAGATGAGCCCTGCCCGGCGCATCTCATATATCCGCCTGGAGAACGTCTCCACGCTAGCTATCCCGAGCTTCAAGCCCGCTTCCCTCAAGTCCTTATAAAGAATATTGCTGTTGGCGCAAGCCATTATAAAGACAGATGTCGAGTCCTTGAAGGTGTTTTTAATAGCGCTGAACCTGGGCTGGCTGACCTGGTTCATCATGTTGACGTAATCGTTGGCGATGGTGTCGCCACATAACTCCCTGATATTTACCACAAGCTCCTCTGAGGGAGATATTTTTGCCATAGTAAATACCAGAATCCTTTTATGTCTTAAATATTGCGTTAATCGAAATAAATGCACAGAAGTGGGCTTTTTATCGAAAAATAACTACAAATTTATATTATTTTCCCAAAAAATGTTTTTATATTTCTTGTTTTATTTTTTAACCGCCGCACCTGGAGGAAAAATTTTATCGCCCCATTGCGACCGCATGGAGCTCTGGCGCCCATACGTCGCGATGGAAAAGTTTTTGCCCCGGCATGAGGCCTATAACAGTACACATGGCGCGAAAGGTGGACGTTAAATTATTCGGGTACTACCCGGAAGCTGGCTGCAGCGAATGCTCTAATTATTCTTCCTGCGGGGGCCAGGCCCACCGCCAGGACGACGGCACGGTGAAAGCGCTTTTAGACGCTTACGGCGACCGGGTCGAGGTTTCTCTTGTCAACGTGTTCTCCGACGTCATGAAGGGCTACCCCGAAGTGGCCGACTGCATCCGGAAGAACGGCCTGAGGGTGCCCATCGTCACCGTCGACGGCAAGCTGAAGCTCTTCGGGAGCGAGGCCACCCTGGACGCCATCCGCAGGGAGGTCGACCTGGAGCTTAACTGGGGCCCGCTGTCCTTCCTGAGCCGGCGGCCCTGAGCAAAACGACCACTCGTAGCCACTTTTTTTCACCCAATCCCACAAAGAGTAAATAGTATCAGGAGAATAACGGTCACCCGATGGACGCGACCAGGAGACTCGGCGATATGGGCTTTACCGCCCTCCGGAGAAAGACCTCCGGGGGCAAGTGCAAGCCCCACCTATCGCTATCCTTCAGGGCGGGCGGGAACGACCTCACCTTCGGCATCGACACGACGAGGCTCTCCCGGAACGACGACCAGCACTTTTTGATCACCCACGCCCACACCGACCACTACGGCAAGTCGGCCATGCTCTCGAAGAAGTCCATCGCCTCCGATAAGACGGCCGTGGCCCTGGAGCTGAGGCATGACCTGCGCTTCGAAGGGACCAGATTTAAGGTCGGCGACTCCCTCGATGTCGGCGGAGTGAAGGTGAAGACGTTCAATACTTACCACTCGATCGGCTCGACCGCATTCTCCTGGGAGAACGAGGTGGGCATCAAAACCCTCGTGACAGGCGACATAAAAGACTACCGGGACCTGCCGAAGTGCGACCTGCTCGTCATGGAGGCGACCTACGGCAACCCGGGCGATCTTTCGTGTATCTTCCAGGACGACTACGACGCCTTCGAGGCCGCGCTCGGCGAGCGCCGCGTGGGCTTCGGCGCGTACTCGTTCGGCAAGGCGCAGCGGGCCGTTTCTTTGATCAGGGAACTCGGGGACGAGCGCCCCATCGAGATGGACCGGAGCGCGCTCACCCTGACCAGGCACCTCCTGGGAGACGAGGCGGGCGAGATCGGCAGGCTGGGGGAGTTCGACGGCGGCTTGTGCATCACGTCCCCCTGGAGCCTGGACCGGCTGCCCTACGGCATGAAGAAGTACGTTCTCACGGGCCAGCACTACTACGATCACCCGTGTATCTGCCTCAGCGACCACATCGACTTTAACGGGCTGCGGGAGCTCGTGGAGAAGGTGGACCCCAAGTTCGTGATCGTGTACCACCCGGAGATGGGCAACTCGATCAGCTTCGCCGGGTTCCTGAACAGGAACGGCCGGGAGGCATGCACGCTGGCAGACCTATCCCCCGTCAGGCAAACCACCCTATAAAGAGGCCTTTTTTACTAAATCGAACAGCGGCAAATGTTTATACTAGAAAGTAGGTAAAGGTTATAAAATTGAACGATTGTGAGAAAAGCTATATATGCTCCTTTCTTTACAATTGATAACATCGAAAAAGCAGAGGGAATCTGAGTGAAGAGGATCGGATTAATCGTACTGGCTATGGTGGCGATAGCCTTCTTCGTGCCTGCCGGCATGGCGCAGAGCACGCAAGTTGTGAACATCAACGGATACGTATACAGCGGCGCCCTGCCCATGGGCGGCGCGAAAGTGCAGCTATACTCCTGGGACGGCAAGAACATGGGGAACTCGCCCATGAAGACCGTCACCACGAAGGACGGGAGCACCGGCACCGGGTCGTTCTCCTTCACGAACGTGCCCTACGACTCATCCAAGACCTTTAACTACGTAGTGAAGGCCGAGCTTAACGACAGGACGGCATATGCGCTCGTCCACATCGTGCCCGCCCAGAAGGCCGGCGAGGCCGCCAAGGCCGAAGCCATCGTGCTTGACCTGGCCATGGACTCGTGGGTCACCGACCTCACCGGCACGGTGCAGAGCGGCAATCTACTGGACCGCGCCATAGGCGTCCAGGGCGCCAACGTGACGATCTATGAGCGCAACCAGACCGACGGCACAGTGCTGCCAGGGGTCAAGGCGACCGCGGTCACCGACATGAACGGCAAGATCGAGATCAAGAACCTGCCCTACGGCCTCTACCAGGCGGTCGTGACGGCCTCCGTCAGCGGCAAGAACTACCAGGAGAAAGTGGACTTCACCGCCTACCAGCAGGAGACCCACATTAACGCTATCATGTCCCAGCTAATGCTCGCGACCCCGACCCCCACCCCGACGCCCAAGCCCAGTGGCAGCGGCGGGCTGTTCGGCATCCCGGGATTTGAGGCAGTGCTCGCGCTCGTCGCCCTCTCCGGCACGGCACTCTTCCTCAGGAAGCGTTAAAACACCACAAACGAACAAAGGAGGGCCAATCGGCCTCCCTTTTCTATTTTTAACTCCAAATCCTTTCGTAGTTATAGAAAAAGAGATTAATGATGCCATATTAATAGTTCAACCATATGGCGGATGATGAAAAGTTCCTCGTAGTGCCGTTAGGCAAGAAGTCAAAGGCGATCACCCAGACCGTATCCAACGACACGGCCATGGAGATCATGGAGCTGCTGGCGGACGGCCCCATGTCCACGTCGGGCGTGGCGGAGAGGCTGAGCATACCGCTCACCACGGCCCAGTATAACATCGAGAAGCTCATGGAGGCCGGGCTGGTCAGGATCGCCCGGACGAAGTACAGCGAGAAGGGCCGCGAGGTCAAGCTCTACGAGGCCATGAACCGCGCCATCATCATCCTGCCCGGGAAGTCCGGCGCCGGGGCCGTCATGGACGCCCTGAGGCGGTACATCATCGTCCTGCCCATCGTGGCCGTCGCCTCCGTCCTGGTAGAGTACCTGGTGCCACTGACGCAGAACTCTTACTCGCCCGTCCTGGACGAGGCCTCGAAGAGCGCCGGCGGCACGTACCTGATGAACTCCGCTGCATCGCCCACCGCGTCGGCTGTGCCCGTGGTGGCATACCCGCCCCCGGTTCCCACGGCGGAGGTCGCGAGGAGCGTCTGGGACCAGGCGAGCCAGAGCGTCGTGCCCATCGTCCAGCACACGGGCCTGTGGTTCTTTGCCGGCTGCCTGATGGTGATCCTGCTGCTCGTCGTGCTCGAG encodes:
- a CDS encoding SpaA isopeptide-forming pilin-related protein; protein product: MKRIGLIVLAMVAIAFFVPAGMAQSTQVVNINGYVYSGALPMGGAKVQLYSWDGKNMGNSPMKTVTTKDGSTGTGSFSFTNVPYDSSKTFNYVVKAELNDRTAYALVHIVPAQKAGEAAKAEAIVLDLAMDSWVTDLTGTVQSGNLLDRAIGVQGANVTIYERNQTDGTVLPGVKATAVTDMNGKIEIKNLPYGLYQAVVTASVSGKNYQEKVDFTAYQQETHINAIMSQLMLATPTPTPTPKPSGSGGLFGIPGFEAVLALVALSGTALFLRKR
- a CDS encoding ArsR/SmtB family transcription factor — translated: MADDEKFLVVPLGKKSKAITQTVSNDTAMEIMELLADGPMSTSGVAERLSIPLTTAQYNIEKLMEAGLVRIARTKYSEKGREVKLYEAMNRAIIILPGKSGAGAVMDALRRYIIVLPIVAVASVLVEYLVPLTQNSYSPVLDEASKSAGGTYLMNSAASPTASAVPVVAYPPPVPTAEVARSVWDQASQSVVPIVQHTGLWFFAGCLMVILLLVVLEYARYSKKPKK
- a CDS encoding transcriptional regulator TbsP domain-containing protein, whose protein sequence is MVNIRELCGDTIANDYVNMMNQVSQPRFSAIKNTFKDSTSVFIMACANSNILYKDLREAGLKLGIASVETFSRRIYEMRRAGLIYTESMHNKGPGRPKLRLRFNPNAFKEMFNMDPGTLLTAHPEEHKVVI